The sequence CAGCCGATCGTGACCAGAACGCGGCAAATATGCGGCAGGGGGCGATTCATACCGTGGACAAAACGGGAAAGCCCCGAATGGTAGCTGTCCGGTTAAGAGGAACTTACCACTGGTGCCTGAAGCCGGCCGTCAGGCTTCGGTTCGCAACGCCCTCGGGTGTCTCGCTCACCGATCCGGTGATGGTGACGCCGCCGAACAGCTTCTGTTCCGCGCCGACACGGCGCAGCCATTTGTTGTCGGCGGTGGAATGCGTCTGTCCGGCGATGAAACTGGTGCCGGTTTCGGCGATGCCGAGCTTGGCGGTTTGATCGGTCTCGAAGATGCGTGTCGAAGCGCCGAGCCCGAACACAGGCACCAGCGTCTGCTGCGTGACGTTGTATCCGTTCTGCAGCGTCAGCGAATACTGGTCGCCGCCGAACGGCACCGACTTGCTGAGCGACGTTCCGAACTTGCTCTGGTCGGCCGCCGGATCGGTCCGCGCCTCGATCGCAGTCTTGTCCCAGATCGAGCCGAGGCCGGGCGCGGTCATCGACGCCCATGCACTGCCCGTCGATTGCGAGAGCTGATTGTCATGCGCGATCTTCTCGGCAAGAACTTCCGAAGACGTCGTCGGCGTCCGGGTTGTGACATTGAGGTCGGCGCCGACGCGGGTGTCCCAGAATGGCGTGATCGGCTGCTTGACGGTGACGGCGGAGGATCCATCCGGTTTGTCGGCGCGGCTCCACGACCACGGGTCGCCGCTTGACGCCGTGACGTTCGGCTTCCGGCCGATCACCGCAGGCGTCTCGTACACCGATGTCGGATCGGTATTGAGCACGCTCCAGTCGATGTCCGCCGGTTCGACGAAATCGGGGGCGGCGGTTTCGGTGGCCGGCGCGGAAGTCGGGTCGACCGTCTGCGCAAAACAGGCCGACGCTGTGCACAGGCTCACTGCGAGTGTCAGCGCGATCCGTCGATTCCAGGCTTGCGATTGTTCAGGTTGAAGTCGGGTCGGCGTCATTGGCAATCCGTCCGGCGGCATTTGCAATTCGATCTGGGACGACGCAGGTTAATAACACCTTTCAGCGTCACGGGCATGACCGCCGCGCCACTCTCAATCTTCCGGCAATACAGTGATCTTGTTTCAATTGCGTTTGTCGCAATTGTGACTGCGCCGGTTCAACCTGCTGTGAGCAGTGAGAGACTGGTCAGATACACAAATGCCCCGCGCGGGCGGGGCATTTCGAAAGCGGTCGGCGGTATCTGGAGAGGCGTCGGTGCGTTACGCGATCTGCGGCAGATGAATCTGACGGCCCAGTACCTGTTCGACGAGATCGAAAGTATCGACCACGGCGCGCAGACTGGTCAGTTTATTGCCCTTGAATTGGGCAAAAAGCGCAACCCGCACGCTGATCGGATTGCCGGACTTCGACGGCGTCAGTGAATAGCGCATCAGTGAGGCCGCCGATTCCTCACCAAGCATGAGCGATTCGCGGTCGAAGCGATGAAGTTGCACGAGGCTGGAAATCTCACGCACCACATCGATAACGGCCCGCTTGCCATGCCTTGCGCCCAAAAAAGCGAACATGTCGATAGGGCCATAAATTGCCCAGTCGATGTTGTCATCAAGAATCGATTCGAGTTGATCAGTCTGACGCTCGTTCAGCGCACGATAAAACGCACGCGAAAAGCGCCAGAGGCTATGCTCTGTCATCTTGCGGTCCTGAAATGTCTTTTTAACGAACAGCAAACGGCAAAAAGGGCATCGTCTGTGACGCCCAGCCAAGAATGCTGAATTCCCACTGCTGCGATTTACATAGCAATTTTATTTCGTATGACAACACGCGCTGCTGCAATGCACAATTGTAAAAAACGCAGGTTTGGCGATTAAAATTCGCTCATGGTCTCGTCCGGCCTAAAATAGGCGCAACTTGCCAGGCTTGGCCGTCAGATGTCGTCTTCCATACGGATGCGCGACCGTGCGGCGAGAACGCCCGCCCCGATCGCGCCGGTCAGTCCGCCCAGCACGCTGCCCGTCGGCGCAAATGTAAAGAATACCAGCATCGCGGCCTCGCCCTCGAAATCGCGGGTTGGCACCAGATTGATCCAGGCGATTCCAGCCAGGATGCCAACAGCCGCGCCAAGGATGAGACCGGCAAGGGTCCCTAACGCAGCGAGAACGACTGTTTTCATGATGCCCCCGTTTCCGGATCGAGGCCCGGCAACGGTTTGGTCGGCGGGAGTCGCCAAAAAGTTCATTGACGGTGGACGATCGATGCGCCGAAGCCACAGCGAGTGCGGCTGCTGTCTTTCCCGGAATGAAGGTTGCATGGTTTGTATGCGCCGGCCGGTCACGATGGCGCCACAACAGATCGGACAAACTCGGTTCAGTCGCTATAGTTGGCGCCGGATCGCTTGCATTCGACGCCGCATCCATCCTCAGGGGCCTCATGTCCGATACTCTCGACTTGCCCACCCGCGAACTCATCCAGCCACCAGAAATCGATCTTCGTCGCATCGGCTCGCATCCCGACCATTGGTATCCGCTGGCATGGTCGAAAGAACTCAAGCCCGGCAAGACCTACGCGGCGCAATTTGCCGGCGAGCCGATCGTGCTGATCCGGCCGAAGGACGGCGGGGCGGTCTTCGCGCTGGAAGATCGCTGCGCCCACCGGCAGGTACCTCTGTCAAAGGGCGTTGTGGAAGGGTGCGCGGTGCGCTGCTGCTACCATGGCTGGACCTACGATGCGTCGGGCAAATGCATCGACGTGCCATATCTGGGCAAGGACAAGTTGCCGAACGGCGTCCGCGCCTATCCCTGCCGCGAGCAGGACGGATTGATCCTGATCTGGCCGGGCGATCCGAAGGTCGTTACCGAGCTGGGGCCGCTGGGCTCGGCGCACGACAAGGCGTTCAAGACCCGCCGTTTCGGCAAGCAGGTTCGCTGTCACTACACGTTTATGCACGAGAACCTGATGGACATGAACCATCAGTTCCTGCATCGCCGCCAGATGGGCAAGATTGCGCCGCGCTATCTCGGCCGTCGCAAGGGCGATGACTGGATCGAAGTCGACTACAGCTTCGCACGCACCGAAGGCAGCCAGCCGCTGGGCGAAGCTTTGATCCTGTCGAGCCGCCGCGGGGCTGACCGCGTCAGCCGCGACCTGATGACCATCCGCACTGAATATCCGTATCAGACCTTGCGGATCTGGACGTCCGGCGACGAGCCGGTAATGCATCTGTGGATCGCCTATACGCCGGTCGATGCCGAGCAGAAATTCAATCGCACCTTCGGTCTTCTGTCCGTGCGCCGTCCGAAAATTCCCGGGCTGCTCGATCTGGCCTGGCCGGCGCTGGTCTGGTTCACGGAGCGGATTTTCGCGGAAGACCGCGAGATCGTCGAAATGGAGCAGCGCGCCCACGACGCGCAGGGATCGGACTGGAATGTCGAAGTGTTTCCGCCGATCCGCGATCTGCGCGCACTGCTGGCCGCCAATGGTCAGCCCATGCCTTCCTGAGTCATGCCTTCCTGAGTCATGTCTTTCTAAAGCATGTCTTCTTAAGTCGTGACTTCCTGAGGCCGCTTTTCATTTCCTGAAACATTGTGCAACGCCCCCGTCCGAAAACGGGCGGGGGTGGCTTGCGCGGGGCGTGGCCATACGTCATTTTCAGACAGCATTTTGATCAAGCCATTTTCCTGATGTTGTGTCTGGAACACTTCATGCGCCGTTCCCCCGCAGTGTGGATCGTTACCAGCCTCGCTTTGTCTTGCTGGGTTGCGGTTGCGGTACAGGATCCGGCGCGGGCAGAAACGGCGAACGAAGCTCGCGCGAGCAGTTGCGCGCCTTCGTTCTCGAAGACCGGCCCAGATGCGGAGGCTTACGGCGCGGGGCAGAACTATCCGCTCGGCACCATCGCGGATCGCACCCGTCAGGATCGCATGGTCGCCACCTTTAGCAATTTCGACCGGCTGTTGCCCGCTCACGTGGTGCTGCCGCCGGCTGCGCCGTCGCCGCTGGCGCGCAACTGCGACCGGACGGATTTCACCTATACCTTCGACGGCGAGCGTTTCACCGTCGATCAATATCTGGCGCGGCATCCGACCACGGGACTTCTGATCGTGAGGGATTCCACGATCCTGCTGGAGCGCTATCAATATGGCCGCCGCGATACCGACCGCCTGCTGTCCAACTCGATGGTGAAGACGATGGTTGCAATGCTGGTGGGTATCGCGATCAAGGAGGGCAAGATCAAATCCATCGAAGATCTGGCGCAGGACTACGTGCCGGAAATGAAGGGCAGCGCCTACGGCCAGACATCGCTACGCGCGCTGCTGACCATGAGTGCGGGCGTCGAGTTCTCGGAGTCCTACGATGGCAAGGATGACGCCGCCGCGTTCAACCGCAGCCTCCGCCGCTCCGATCTGCCCGGCGCGGCGGTTCAACTGACTCACTACAACAAGCGGATCGCACCGCCTGAGACGAAATTCGCCTATGCCGGAACGCAGACTGAAGCACTGGGCCTTGTGCTGATGGCTGCCACCGGCCGGCGCCTATCCGATTATCTGTCGGAAAAAATCTGGAAGCCAATGGGGGCTGAGGACGAAGCAAGCTGGACCGTCGACGGCCACAATCAGGAGCAGGCTTACTGCTGCCTTGGCGCGCGGCTGCGCGACTATGCACGGTTCGGGCTTCTGCTCGCCAACGGCGGCGGCGGAGTCATTCCCGAAGCGTGGGTGATCGACGCGACCACCGCGCCAGAGGGGTCGTTTCGCGCGCCGCGCGTAGCGACGCCTTTCTACGGCTACGGCTATCAGACATGGATCGTTCCGGCGAAACGGCGGATGTTCGCCATGCTCGGCATCAACGGTCAGGCGATCTTTGTCGATCCAGCGTCCAAGCTCGTGATGGTGCATACCGCCGTGCGTCTGAAGCCGAGCAAGGACCCCGCGGCGCGCGAACTGATCGCCATGTGGTTCGGGCTGGTGCGGGAGCTTGGCGTTTCAGCGGCGCGGTAAGCGACGCGTCTCGGGACTATCGCTGCATTGCGGCGTTGACGCTGGTTGCGAATGCGTCAGTCAGATCGTGACCGAGCAATTGCTGGATGAGATCGAAGGAATCGAGGAACGAGCGGTGCTCGATGATGAGCCCCGCCTTCACCGTGTAGAACACCGCGGTGCTGAATTGCACGATGCGCTGATCGTTGCGCTTCTGCAGGTTCACTTGCAGGATCGTCGCGACGCGCGGCCCGTCGACAGCGATGTAGTCGATCGTGTATCGCCGGCTCGAATACCGCTTCTCCTGAATTTGGATCGCCTCTTTGACCCATGCCTTGCCGTGCTTGTGACCGAGATGCGGGAAGATCTCGACCGGAGCATGGGTAATGGAATCCAGTTCGTCGTCGCAACAGCTTGTCGCCCGGGCGACATCGCCGGCATAGAACGCATCGACAAAGGTCAACACGCACTGTCTAGACTGTTGATCAGTCATTTTCGTTGTCTCCCATTTGCAGGTTCCGTAAGTGGGAACCCGGAGGGGGGCAAGCGGCCTTTGAGACAAGGTTTAACGAAGTCTCTCCAATGTTTGCTCGATTTATCGGGACGCGATGCGTCCTGCGGTCACTGATAATTCACGCTCCATTGCGAGACCTGTGGACGCACGCGGCGGAGCACCAGATTTTTCGATGCGACGAACTGGTCGCCGGTCACCGACGCGAAACGCGGCGGCAGCGGATTTGCGATGCCGGGCTCAAGCTTTATCTTCAGGGTGCAGCCGCCGGGCAGATCGGAAAATGGGCCTTTCAGTCCCGAAATCTCGCCGCCACCGACGCCGCCGAATCCCATCATCCGGAATTCGTCGCCATTGAGCTTCACCAGATCCTTCAACGCGAGACCGTTGCGCACGCCGCCCGGACCCGTCCAGGTCGAGGGTGCCTCCACGGAAACGGCCATGGGTCTGGCCCGTGCCTTGTTGTCTTTCCAGTAGACCACCAGACGCCTGGTCGGGTCCTCGTCGAAGATCACGCTGGCCTGGGTCTTCACATCCCTCATGATATCGACGTCCTTGAACACGACGTTCTTCGCGCCGAACTCGCTCACGAGTTTGGCGTGGGTGGTGTCTTTGGCAAACGGCCCGTCGCAGGCGAGGGAGGGTGCCTTCGGGGCATTCTTCAAGGTATTAAGCGGTGTATCCTGCGGCATCGGCTCCGGCTGTTTGGCCGGCTTGTCCGATTTTTTCGCGGCGTCCGCGCCGGTCAAAGCGAGGGCGCAGATCAGGAAAGCGCCGGATATTGATCGAATGCTGGTCATTATCGATCCGTGATGGCCGCCCAAAATCAGAGCATGGCTTTTATGAGACGATGCTGCAATTGTTTCCGGAACGGCATCCGGCGCCCTGCGTTGTTGGATTGCAGATGGGAGACTCGTATGAACAAAACCGTCCCGCCAGTCCCGGAGGAGAACCGCAGCGACAAAGGTCCCGGCAGCGCGCCGAAAGTGGCGATCGACAACACCAAGGGTCATCGCGACGATGAGAAGCATAATCTCGATGAACAGGCGGCACACGGCAATCTGAAACAGAACACCAGCAACCGGCGGTCAGGTTAAGAGCGGTCGGGTGGACGGCGCGCGAATGGCGTCATAAAGTTCCGGTGTTTCAGTTTAACCTTCGTATTCCAGCCGAGGCGCTGCACGAACGCCGGATACAGTCACCAGCATGAAAGCCATTGCGATCCTGACGAGCGGCGGCGATGCCCCGGGAATGAACGCTGCGATCCGCGCTGTGACGCGCAGCGCGCTTGATCGTGAGATCGCGGTATACGGTGTGCGGGAGGGGTTGCAGGGATTGATCGATGATCGCATGACCCGTCTCAGCGCGCGCGATGTGGGCGGCATCATCCAGATCGGCGGCACGTTCCTCGGCAGCGCGCGATCCAAGGAGTTCCGGGAGGAAAGCGGGCGGTCGAAGGCGCTGCGCAACCTTTCCGCGCGCGGCATTGACGCTTTGGTGGTGATCGGCGGAAATGGTTCACAGACTGGCTCGTCCGCGCTGCATGCTCTGGGTTTTCCGGTTGTCGGCATCGCCTCGACCATTGACAACGATTTGTATGGCACCGACGTCACCATCGGTTGTGACACCGCCATCAACGTCACGCTTGAGGCCATCGATCATCTGCGCACCACGGGCTCGTCGCATACCCGCGCGTTTCTGGTCGAGACCATGGGCCGTAATTGCGGCTATCTCGCCATGATGGCGGGGCTGGCCGGCGGGGCCGAGGTGATCTCCACGCCCGAGTTTGAAGTGTCCGCTGCTGAAATTTCCGCGCGGCTGCGCGCGGCTTATGAGCGGGGCAAGACCCACGCCATCGTGGTGATCGCCGAGGGCGTCAAGGAGAATGCTGCGCATATTCTGGCGCACTTCGAGAAAGATCGCACAAGAACCGGGTTCGAACTGCGCGCTACCGTGCTTGGCCACGTTGTGCGCGGCGCGCCGCCGACAGCATTCGACCGGCTGCTGGCGACAAGGCTCGGCGTTGCCGCGCTCACCTCGCTGGGGGAAGGCGTGTCGGGGGTTCTGATCGGCGAGCAGCGTGGAGAACTTACCCGCACGCCGCTGGCTGAAATCGCCGGCCGGACAAAGCCTATTTCCACCAACCTGATCGATCTCGCCCGGGTGCTGGCAAAGTAAGCGGGCGCAACGTGCGTCTGTTGCGCGGGTAGTCCGCGCATCAGGAAATGTTCATTCCGGTGCAGCAGAAGAAATTCCGGCCTCGCTACAACATCTTGTGTGGCGACGGAATTCACACGGGCAAGGTCGCTCCTTGCCTGTTCGCGAACTTATCGACGTTCGGGATAGACAGAATTGCTTGCGGTGCTAGTATGTTTTCGCTCCCGATGGGACGAAGGACTGCTGTCCTTACGCAGCGACAGCATGATCACTTCAATACGTCCAATCCGGCGCACCGAGGTTTCTCGGAGAAGCCCGCGATGACGCGGCGCGAACTGAAGACGCAAATTACCAACGTGGCGACGAAAACGTCGGCGGCGTAATTTGTGATGTGTTCCCGGCGCGATCGTTCAGGCTGGGGATTTCCCGGACGACTTTTTCGCGGTCTTCTTCGCAGGCGTCTTGAGCTTGCCGGCGTCTGCCTTCTTTGCAGGCTTTTTCGCCGGGGCTGTCTCAACCGCCTGCCGGATAGAGCGCTCGTAGCTGTAGGCTGCGTTATCGGCCGACATCTGAAGACGCTTCACGGTGGCCGTGCCAATCTCCAGCACATCCTTCGCGATCTGCTTCAACTGCTTCCGGGCGTCCGCATCCTTTGCCTTGACAGCGAGCGCGGCATAACGATCGCGCTGCTTTTTGACGGCCGCCGTCAGGGTCTTGTGCTGCTGTTTCGCGAGTTTTCGGATGATTGCGTCCAGATCGGCATCCGCCATTGTTCGGCCCCTCAATTAACGTGCAGAGAATTGTGGTGATGACCTAGCAGGTGCCGAGGGGGGATTGCAAACAGGCGATCATTTGGACGAGTCCCGCTGCATCATGTCAGCGCGCCGCGCCGGCGATCATCTCAAACGACCTCAAGCGCGTCGGATGGTCATACACATCGGAGACGACGATCAACTCGTCGGCGGCGGTTTCTTTCACCAATGCATTGATCCCGGCGCGAACCGTTTCGGGGGAGCCGACAATGGACCGCGCCAGCATCCGCATGGCCTGCGCTTTTTCGGATGGCGACCAATAGGTCTCGATATCGTCTATGGGCGGCTGGCTGAGGCCGCGCGCCCCGCGGAACATGTTGGTGAAGGACATCTGCTGGGTCGTGGCCAGCCGCCGCGCCTCGGCGTCGCTGTCGGCCGCGATGATGTTGACGCCGACCATGGCATAGGGCCGGTCGAGCTGTTCGGACGGCTTGAATCTCGCGCGGTAGATCTCCAGCGCAGGCAACAACTCGTCGGGCGCGAAGTGCGACGCGAACGCATAAGGCAGCCCGAGCTCGGCGGCGAGCATGGCACCGAAATGGCTCGACCCGAGAATCCAAAGGGGCACGTTGGTGCCCGCTGCGGGCACTGCCTGGATGCGCTGCCCCGGACCGGCAGGCGCCAGAAAAGCTTGCACCTCCAGCACGTCCTGCGGGAAATTGTCGGCGGCTTCGGGTGAACGCCGCAAGGCGCGCAGCGTGAGTTGATCAGTCCCCGGAGCGCGCCCCAGGCCCAGATCGATACGGCCTGGAAACAACCGCTCCAGCGTTCCGAACTGCTCGGCGATCACATAGGGCGCATGGTTCGGCAGCATGATGCCGCCGGCGCCGACGCGGATGGTCTTCGTCCCGGCGGCGATATGCGCCAGCACCACCGACGTGGCCGCGCTCGCGATGCCCACCATGTTGTGATGCTCGGCCACCCAGATGCGGCGATAGCCCCAACCTTCGGCGTGGGACGCAACATCGCGTGCATTGTCGAGCGCGCCTCGCGCGTCTGTTTCTTCCGTGACGCGCACAAGCTCAAGGATGGAAAGGGGTGTCATGGGGACTTTCGGATTGGGCCGCGCCGTTTGCGAGGATGCGACGGACTGCGCTCATCGGGGAGGGACAGGCAGGGATCGGTCTGGTGTGTCGCTTTATATGGAGACGAATCCGGTCATTGCCATGCCGTAGCGCATGCCTCTTCATCGCGATCGCGCAGAGCCTGCGGGCGAACCGCGCCTACCTCTTCTTCCAGCCACCCCTATGTCCCGGCGCACCGCCGCTTGAACGCGGCGAGGGGCTGGCCGGGCGGCCGCCGAATTCCGGGCCTGATTCGCGCGAGTTGATCGGCTGGAAGATTTTGCTTTCGGTGCCCGGTCCCATCTCGTCCAGCGTCGGCTTGCGCGGGCGTGCGACGTTCTTGCGATCCGGCTTCACCTCATGCCACGTCGCGATGCCCATTTCATCGAGGCCCGGTTTGTGCACGCGCGACTTGTTGCGCGCCGCCGCCTTGTCGAGTTGCGCAGGCAGGTTCGCCGCATCGCCGTATTTCTTCTTGCCCGCATAGGCGCCGGCCTTCGCCGCCACGCCGCGCTGCTTGATGGTCGGATCGTCCACCACGGCGAGCTCCGTCGCGCGCAGGCGCTTCACCTCATCGCGTAGCCGTGCCGCTTCCTCGAAGTTGAGGTCGGCGGCGGCTTCGCGCATCTTCGTTTCCAGATCGGCCAGCACCGCCTCAAAGTTGTGGCCGATGGCGACCGCATCGTCGGCCATGCCGCCGTCACCGATTTCCACCAGCACGTGATCGCGCTCGTAGACGCTGCCGAGAATATCACCGATCGAACGCTTGATGCTCTCCGGCGTGATGCCGTGGGCGGTGTTGTACTCGACCTGCTTCTCGCGGCGGCGGTCGGTCTCGGCGATGGCGCGCTCCATCGAGCCGGTGATCTGGTCCGCATAGAGAATGACTTTGCCGTCGACGTTACGCGCGGCGCGGCCGATGGTCTGGATGAGCGACGTTTCGCTGCGCAAAAAACCTTCCTTGTCGGCATCGAGGATCGCGACCAGCGCGCATTCGGGAATGTCGAGACCTTCGCGCAACAGGTTGATGCCGACCAGCGCATCGAACGCGCCGAGCCGCAAATCGCGGATAATCTCGATACGCTCGATGGTGTCGATGTCCGAGTGCATGTAGCGCACGCGAATACCCTGCTCGTGCAGATATTCGGTGAGGTCCTCCGCCATGCGCTTGGTCAGCACGGTGATGAGCGAGCGATAGCCGGCCTGCGCCGTGGCGCGAACCTCGCCGACCAGATCGTCGACCTGGGTGCGGGCGGGGCGGATGTTGACCGGCGGGTCAATGAGTCCGGTGGGGCGGATGACCTGCTCCACGAACACGCCGCCGCTTTCGTTCAACTCCCAGCCGCCCGGCGTCGCCGACACCGCCACGGTCTGCGGGCGCATCATGTCCCACTCTTCAAAGCGCAGCGGGCGGTTGTCCATGCAGGAGGGCAGGCGGAAGCCGTATTCCGCAAGTGTCGCCTTGCGGCGGAAGTCGCCTTTGAACATGCCGCCGATCTGCGGCACGGTGACATGGCTCTCGTCGGCGAACACCAGCGCGTTGTCCGGCACGTATTCGAACAACGTCGGCGGCGGCTCGCCCGGTTTGCGGCCGGTGAGATAGCGCGAATAGTTCTCGATGCCGGCGCAGCTTCCGGTGGCTTCCATCATTTCGAGGTCGAAGGTGGTGCGCTGTTCGAGCCGCTGCGCTTCCAAGAGGCGACCCTGCGCGTTCAACTGGTCGAGCCGCCATTTCAGCTCGCTCTTGATGCTCTTCATGGCCTGAATCAGCGTCGGACGCGGCGTCACATAGTGCGAGTTGGCGTAGATCTTGATGAACTCAAGCTCGTCCTGCTTGTGCCCGGTGAGCGGATCGAACTCCTCGATGCTCTCGATGACGTCGCCGAACATGTTCACGCGCCATGAGCGGTCTTCATAATGCGCCGGGAAAATGTCGATGGTGTCGCCGCGCACACGGAACGTGCCGCGGGTGAAATCGTGCTGCGTGCGCTTGTATTGGAGCGCCACGAGATCGGCGATGAGCTGACGCTGGTCGATGCGCTCGCCCTTCTTCATCGCGAATGTCATGGCGGTATAGGTTTCCACCGAACCGATACCGTAGATGCACGATACCGAGGCCACGATGATGACGTCGTCTCGTTCCAAGAGCGCACGGGTCGCGGAATGGCGCATGCGGTCGATCTGTTCGTTGATCGAGGAATCCTTCTCGATATAGGTGTCGGTGCGCGGGACGTAGGCTTCGGGCTGGTAGTAGTCGTAATAGGAGACGAAATACTCCACCGCGTTGTCGGGGAAGAAATTCTTGAACTCGCCGTAAAGCTGCGCCGCCAGTGTTTTGTTGGGCGCGAGGATGATTGCCGGGCGCTGCGTCGCCTCGATCACCTGCGCCATGGTGTAGGTCTTGCCGCTTCCGGTGACACCGAGCAACACCTGGGTGCGGTCGTTGCGCTTGATGCCTTCGACCAGTTCCTTGATCGCTGTCGGCTGATCGCCCTTGGGCTCGTATTCGGACTTGATCTCGAACCGCACGCCGCCTTCGGATTTCTCCGGGCGCGGCGGGCGGTGGGGGGCCCAGACCTTGACCTGGCCATCATCGCCGCGAAATTCCGGACGGCCGTCGCGGATGAGATTTTCGAGCGCATCGGCTGTGGCCTGCACGCCGAGCGCTTCCATCTTGTTGCGCGGAGGACGGGCCATCGCGGCGGCGTCTTCCTCCTCGGTTGTGAAGCCGAGTTGCTTCGCCAGTTCGGGATCGAGCGTTGGGATCGGTGCGCTGGTGCCGTAGTTGGCTTGCGGGGCTTCCTCGAAACCCTGCCGCGCGCCCGTCGGCTGCGGGTTGGGACGCAGCGGAGCTGAGCGTGGTTCGCCCTCGTTGAAATCCTTCGGGGTCGAAGACCGCGCGCGATGGATCGCGGCCTCGCCGCCGGAGCGGCGATCCTTGGAATTGTCGGGCGGTGGCTGCAGGCCGGTGCCCGACCCCATGCCGGCATCACCACGGTTGATCGCGGGATTCAGCAATTCCGCCAGTGCCGGGCCGATCGGCTGCACGTCGGGGCGGTGCGCCTTCGACTTCGGGGTTTTCGGAGATTTTTTCGGGGAATCGGGGTTCTTCGCCATGAGTGGAATATGGGACGCGAAGCGGGACCAGAAAAGGGCAATTCCTTCGCCGGAGCCGATGAAGTTTGCGATGAAATTTGTGCATTTGTCCTGATAGGCTGGAACCAACGCGTGGCATCTGCCGAGAACCGCGCGACTGTCCGGGGAGTTTTCATGCCGTCGCTGCGTATCGCCAGCCTGCTGGCCACCATCCTGTTTGCCCTCGCACCTTTTTCGTCAGCATCCGCCCAGTCCAAGGACGCCGAACCGGCCAGCCGCGCCGTCAATGATGCCTTCCTCGAGACATTGCCGTTCAGCGATCGCGCCGATTTCGAGGATGCGAAACGCGGCTTCATCGCCACGCTGCCCGATGGTGTTGTTTCCGGCATCGGCGACAAGCCGGCATGGGACACCAGGTCCTATGAATTCCTGAAAAGCGATTCCGTGCCGCCTACGGTGAACCCGAGCCTGTGGCGGCAGGCGCAGCTCAATGCCATCAACGGCCTGTTCAAGGTTACCGAGCGCGTCTATCAGGTGCGTGGGCTCGATCTGTCCAACCTCACCATCGTCGAGGGCGACAGCGGCCTGATCCTGATCGATCCGCTATTGTCCAACGAGACCGCGAAGGCCGCGCTCGAACTTTATCTGAAGACCCGGCCTGCAAAGTCCGTCGCCGCGGTGATCTACACCCACAGCCATGCCGACCATTTCGGCGGAGCGAAAGGGGTCATCAGCGAGGAGGATGCGAAGCAGGGCAGGGTCAAGGTGATCGCGCCGGACGGCTTCATGGAGCATGCGGTGGCGGAGAACGTCATCGCCGGCAACGCGATGGCGCGGCGCGCGCAATATCAGTTCGGCAGTGCGCTGCCGGTGGGTGACAGGGCGCAGATCGACACGGGACTCGGCAAGGCACTCTCGAAGGGCACGATCTCGCTGATCCCGCCGAACGACCTGATCAAGCAATCCTATGAGACGCGCACCATCGACGGCGTCGAGATCGAATTTCATCTGGTGCCGGGTTCGGAAGCGCCTTCTGAAATGATCATGTACTTTCCGCAGTTCAAATTGCTGAACATGGCGGAAGACGCCACCCACAACATGCACAACCTTTATACCCTGCGTGGTGCCGAAATTCGCGACGGCCGGCTGTGGTCACGCTACATCGGCGAGGCGATCGAGCGCTACGGCGACCGGACCGACACCGTGATCGCGCAGCATCACTGGCCGATGTGGGGCACCGAGCGCATCGTCGCGTTTCTGAAGAAACAGCGCG is a genomic window of Bradyrhizobium sp. G127 containing:
- the uvrB gene encoding excinuclease ABC subunit UvrB; translated protein: MAKNPDSPKKSPKTPKSKAHRPDVQPIGPALAELLNPAINRGDAGMGSGTGLQPPPDNSKDRRSGGEAAIHRARSSTPKDFNEGEPRSAPLRPNPQPTGARQGFEEAPQANYGTSAPIPTLDPELAKQLGFTTEEEDAAAMARPPRNKMEALGVQATADALENLIRDGRPEFRGDDGQVKVWAPHRPPRPEKSEGGVRFEIKSEYEPKGDQPTAIKELVEGIKRNDRTQVLLGVTGSGKTYTMAQVIEATQRPAIILAPNKTLAAQLYGEFKNFFPDNAVEYFVSYYDYYQPEAYVPRTDTYIEKDSSINEQIDRMRHSATRALLERDDVIIVASVSCIYGIGSVETYTAMTFAMKKGERIDQRQLIADLVALQYKRTQHDFTRGTFRVRGDTIDIFPAHYEDRSWRVNMFGDVIESIEEFDPLTGHKQDELEFIKIYANSHYVTPRPTLIQAMKSIKSELKWRLDQLNAQGRLLEAQRLEQRTTFDLEMMEATGSCAGIENYSRYLTGRKPGEPPPTLFEYVPDNALVFADESHVTVPQIGGMFKGDFRRKATLAEYGFRLPSCMDNRPLRFEEWDMMRPQTVAVSATPGGWELNESGGVFVEQVIRPTGLIDPPVNIRPARTQVDDLVGEVRATAQAGYRSLITVLTKRMAEDLTEYLHEQGIRVRYMHSDIDTIERIEIIRDLRLGAFDALVGINLLREGLDIPECALVAILDADKEGFLRSETSLIQTIGRAARNVDGKVILYADQITGSMERAIAETDRRREKQVEYNTAHGITPESIKRSIGDILGSVYERDHVLVEIGDGGMADDAVAIGHNFEAVLADLETKMREAAADLNFEEAARLRDEVKRLRATELAVVDDPTIKQRGVAAKAGAYAGKKKYGDAANLPAQLDKAAARNKSRVHKPGLDEMGIATWHEVKPDRKNVARPRKPTLDEMGPGTESKIFQPINSRESGPEFGGRPASPSPRSSGGAPGHRGGWKKR
- a CDS encoding alkyl sulfatase dimerization domain-containing protein codes for the protein MPSLRIASLLATILFALAPFSSASAQSKDAEPASRAVNDAFLETLPFSDRADFEDAKRGFIATLPDGVVSGIGDKPAWDTRSYEFLKSDSVPPTVNPSLWRQAQLNAINGLFKVTERVYQVRGLDLSNLTIVEGDSGLILIDPLLSNETAKAALELYLKTRPAKSVAAVIYTHSHADHFGGAKGVISEEDAKQGRVKVIAPDGFMEHAVAENVIAGNAMARRAQYQFGSALPVGDRAQIDTGLGKALSKGTISLIPPNDLIKQSYETRTIDGVEIEFHLVPGSEAPSEMIMYFPQFKLLNMAEDATHNMHNLYTLRGAEIRDGRLWSRYIGEAIERYGDRTDTVIAQHHWPMWGTERIVAFLKKQRDLYKFIHDQTVRLLNHGLTPTEIAEQLKLPPSLANEWAARGYYGTLSHNAKAVYQFYLGWYNANPADLNPLPRAEEAKKRVDYMGGAEAVIKRAREDFKAGQYRWVASVMSEVVFADPLNREARNLGADALEQLGYQSEAATWRNAYLFGAHELRNGVAPQAPSSANADLLKGVSIDLAFGFLGVRLNAPKAEGKKIIINWTFTDLNETYVMNLENSALTHTSGKLSDNADASVTLTRAALDAITLKQRTFLGSVLTGDVSVGGNPLKLRELFGLLDEFSPGFEIVEPRKVSVE